From the Musa acuminata AAA Group cultivar baxijiao chromosome BXJ1-2, Cavendish_Baxijiao_AAA, whole genome shotgun sequence genome, one window contains:
- the LOC135594859 gene encoding transcription factor TCP20-like, producing the protein MDPKDSSKQPQYVSRLPQERSLPLSHETDAAAAAESSDLVPAAASERHGGLQVVAAEKDEQRKQLAPKRSSNKDRHTKVEGRGRRIRMPALCAARIFQLTRELGYKSDGETIRWLLQQAEPAIIAATGTGTIPASALASAAAAGPTGATVSAGLHPKFDELGPRPNRAMLGPASFGRPLHGLLLPPGVLDSGFLQPGSAAAASSSAGGGDTSVSSLMQRMGILHGLDLPDGNTGPMSFASLLAGHGQQLPGLELGLSQDAHSGALNPQALNQFYSQIGHVMGAAGSAGSGQLQHQQQQQVFSAEDDSQESE; encoded by the coding sequence atGGATCCCAAAGACTCATCGAAGCAGCCACAGTATGTTTCCAGGCTCCCCCAGGAACGCTCTCTCCCACTGTCTCATGAAActgatgcagcagcagcagcagaaagtAGCGATCTTGTGCCTGCCGCAGCCTCAGAGAGGCACGGGGGATTACAGGTGGTGGCAGCGGAGAAGGATGAGCAGAGGAAGCAGCTTGCGCCCAAGAGGAGCTCCAACAAGGACAGGCATACGAAGGTTGAAGGCAGGGGGAGGAGGATCAGGATGCCGGCCCTCTGCGCCGCCAGGATCTTCCAGCTCACCAGAGAATTAGGCTACAAGTCCGATGGGGAGACCATCCGGTGGCTCCTCCAGCAGGCGGAGCCCGCCATCATCGCGGCCACCGGCACGGGCACCATCCCGGCGTCGGCCCTTGCCTCCGCAGCCGCGGCTGGCCCCACCGGTGCCACCGTCTCCGCAGGCCTCCATCCCAAGTTCGATGAGCTCGGACCCCGGCCTAACCGGGCCATGCTGGGGCCTGCTAGCTTTGGCCGGCCCCTCCACGGTCTTTTGCTGCCGCCTGGTGTGCTTGACTCCGGATTCCTGCAACCTGGTTCGGCCGCCGCTGCAAGTTCCAGTGCGGGCGGCGGCGACACATCGGTGAGCAGCTTGATGCAGAGGATGGGGATTTTGCACGGGCTGGACTTGCCCGACGGCAACACAGGTCCGATGAGCTTCGCGTCACTGCTGGCCGGACATGGACAGCAACTGCCGGGACTGGAACTTGGGCTATCACAGGATGCCCATTCTGGTGCGCTGAATCCTCAGGCCTTGAACCAATTCTATTCGCAGATTGGGCATGTCATGGGTGCAGCTGGTTCAGCTGGGAGTGGGCAATTGCAACACCAGCAGCAACAACAAGTCTTTTCTGCGGAAGACGATTCACAGGAGTCAGAGTAA
- the LOC135596044 gene encoding uncharacterized protein LOC135596044, with amino-acid sequence MVRLEALRGGKTAAASGRSPSVAKVGTREAPVDVEASRSRKRARTPSSGALEVVATPATEAAVAPAVESAAGGLGGGEAGPSGGTAAEAARQPSVRELLCLPLREDEPYLMREVGALPRGMATDPLVARWDGFTRGTRVWADGDSAGRFIRGGLHPDIARDLYSLPSGALLSKAAKSLLWGNHYAAALMDRVRDAGQVIAALSCRNVELRRQADEARAGAGPEAVAAAEQRALGLEAEVARLTSELQASSERLAELQTQLEASEACNAESQAHLRAAMVESRSARSDSVELIRRLEEARAEASGATEALEAEIRQRPAKDKKLVEDYKASSGFQLGLVRTGRVSYEYGYRVALARFKARNPDSEVVEDPFGSFPEDLGVDMPADVPFDDSPDAPED; translated from the exons ATGGTGCGTCTCGAGGCTTTGCGTGGGGGGAAGACTGCTGCCGCGTCGGGCCGCTCGCCTTCCGTCGCCAAGGTGGGCACGAGGGAGGCTCCCGTGGACGTCGAGGCGAGCCGGTCTCGGAAGAGGGCGCGGACGCCGTCAAGCGGGGCTCTCGAGGTGGTTGCCACTCCGGCAACGGAAGCCGCGGTGGCGCCGGCAGTGGAGAGTGCCGCTGGAGGCCTCGGAGGGGGCGAGGCCGGTCCGAGCGGAGGCACGGCGGCGGAGGCGGCTCGCCAACCTTCTGTCCGTGAGCTTCTCTGCCTTCCGCTAAGGGAGGATGAGCCGTACCTGATGCGGGAGGTGGGTGCTCTCCCCCGCGGTATGGCCACCGATCCTCTAGTGGCCCGGTGGGATGGCTTTACCCGGGGCacccgggtgtgggccgacggAGATAGCGCGGGCAGGTTCATCCGTGGCGGGCTCCATCCTGACATAGCCCGGGACCTGTACTCCCTGCCATCCGGCGCTCTGCTCAGCAAGGCAGCGAAGTCCTTGTTGTGG GGCAACCACTATGCCGCCGCTTTGATGGACCGCGTTCGAGACGCGGGACAAGTCATCGCCGCCTTGAGCTGCCGCAACGTCGAGCTTCGGCGGCAAGCGGACGAGGCCCGGGCCGGGGCTGGCCCCGAGGCAGTGGCCGCTGCTGAGCAACGTGCCTTGGGCTTGGAGGCCGAGGTGGCGCGGCTGACTTCGGAGCTCCAGGCATCCTCCGAGCGACTCGCGGAGTTGCAGACGCAGCTGGAGGCGTCCGAGGCATGCAACGCGGAGTCGCAGGCTCACCTGAGGGCGGCAATGGTGGAGTCCCGCTCGGCGAGGTCCGACTCCGTCGAGCTGATTCGACGCCTGGAGGAGGCGCGGGCCGAGGCGTCGGGGGCTACCGAGGCCCTGGAGGCCGAGATCCGCCAACGGCCGGCAAAGGACAAGAAGCTGGTCGAGGACTACAAGGCTTCCTCGGGCTTTCAGCTAGGCCTTGTCCGGACCGGGCGGGTCTCGTATGAGTATGGATATCGGGTTGCCCTTGCCCGCTTCAAGGCACGCAACCCCGACTCGGAGGTCGTGGAGGATCCCTTCGGCTCCTTCCCTGAAGATCTGGGCGTCGACATGCCGGCAGATGTTCCTTTTGATGATAGCCCCGACGCCCCTGAGGACTGA
- the LOC103972831 gene encoding uncharacterized protein LOC103972831: MDPMASDAGFDVGDRLPASSGWEFVCDFEVDYGSEEHAKIVYATLTVDKELQPDKVKRQMSISDGKLKVHFEAVEARFLRASFSAFVDLMILTTQIIEEYN; the protein is encoded by the exons ATGGATCCCATGGCTTCTGACGCCGGCTTTGACGTCGGTGACCGGTTACCTGCGTCTTCTGGGTGGGAATTTGTATG TGACTTTGAAGTTGATTATGGATCAGAGGAGCATGCAAAAATTGTATATGCTACATTAACCGTTGATAAAGAG CTGCAGCCAGACAAGGTTAAGAGGCAGATGTCCATTTCTGATGGCAAGCTCAAAGT GCACTTTGAAGCAGTGGAGGCTAGGTTTCTGCGTGCATCATTTAGTGCATTTGTGGATCTTATGATTCTTACTACACAAATCATTGAAGAGTACAATTAG